The Bacteroidales bacterium nucleotide sequence AAAACAGAAAAAGCCGCTTTCGCGGCATGCTTTGCTTGTGGAGCCGCGGGGATTCGAACCCCGGTCCAAACAGGAAACCCATATGTTTTCTACATGCTTATCCGGTGTTCAATTTTCGTGCTGCAGTGAGAAACCGGCATCTCTTACCCGAGGGTATCTGCAGCCTTAGCTCCTGTTTTCTCGTTTGCCTTCCGGAGCGCCAGGCAAACCAGCCCTGCTTTCCTGGTGCCTCTGAACCCGGAACCGCAAGGCAGGGTTCCGGAGAGACAGCCCGTCCGCCATCTGATGACGGAAAAGCCTTAATCTACTATGCTTCGATTAGGCTGCGAGCGCGTAATTGGTTTCGCCATTTATTGGTTCGTAACCAGGATTAACGAGCGTGATTACAGGCTCGGCATGCTTACATACCAGTTTACCCTGCTGTCAAAACCAGTCGGCCCCGGTATTTTGCAGGTACAAAGATACAAAAACTTTGCCAGAAGTTATATAACACATAAAAATCCATCCAATTGAATATTATTGTACATTTGGATATAGGGTTAAGTTTCTTTTTGTTTTTCCGGTAAACTAATTTTCATTTATGTCCTATCCTGTTATTTCCATTGGTATTCTTCGTGAAACAAAAAAAAACACAGAGCGCCGCGTAGCATTGACTCCCTGGCAGATTGCCAGGTTTATGAAGGAGAATCCTCAGGTGCGTTTTGTTGTGCAGCCTTCCGAAAACCGTTGTTTTACTGATGAAGAATACCGGCAGGAAGGAGTTTTCCTCTGTGAGGATGTGTCGGGCTGTCAGCTTCTTCTGGGTATAAAGGAAGTGAATCCCTTTGCCCTCATACCACGGAAGACCTATGCCTTTTTTGCCCATGTTGCCAAAAAACAGCCTCACAATCAGAAACTCCTTCAGTATGTGATTCGGAAAAAGATTTCCCTCATTGATTATGAGTTTATTACCAATGAACAGGGATCACGGCTGATAGCCTTTGGCCGGTGGGCCGGAATTGTAGGAGCCTATAATGGCATCAGGGCATGGGGTCTGCGCTATGGTTCCTGGGATGTAAAACCTGCCTGGCAATGCGGAACATATGAAGCCCTCAAAAAGGAACTGGCGCGTATCCGGCCGGGAAAAATGAAAATTCTCTTAACAGGTGAAGGCAGGGTTGCTTCAGGGGCTGTGGAGATTATGAACTTGCTGGGAATCAGAAGGGTGGAACCGTCTGAATTTCTCACGGAATCACCGGAGGGACCTGTGTATTGTCAGATCGGGCCACAGCATTATACCAGGCGCGCTGACGGAAAAGCATTTGATTTCCACGATTTTGTTCAGCACCCCGATGCTTATGTTTCAGCATTTATGCCTTTTATGAAGGTTACAGATCTGCTGATTACCGGACACTACTGGGACCCGAAATCACCCCGCCTGTTCACCAGGGAGGAACTGGCCACCGGATCCTTTCGTTGCAGAATCATCGCCGATATCAGCTGTGATATAAATGGTTCAGTTCCTACGACCATCAGGGCTGCATCGGTTGAAGAACCTTTTTACGATGTGGATCCTTTTACGGGAGAAGAGAGGAAGGCATTCAGTCATTCCGATAATGTTACGGTTATGACGGTTGACAATCTTCCGGCAGAATTGCCGCGGGATGCTTCGGAAGATTTCGGAAATGCTTTGCTCGAACATTTTTTGCCCGAGTATCTTAAAACACATTCACCGCTTATCGAAAGGGCAACTATTGTGAAGGAAGGCGAGCTGACACCGCGATTTTCTTACCTGGCCGATTATGCAGGAATTTCAAGGTGAAGAAATTTTTTTGACTGAAATTCAGATTGTTAAGTAGCTAAAAAATAATCGGTCAGAGAGTACAGGAAATGCAACAATTCATTATATTGCAGCATCCTAACCAATAACCAAATGAAATGCCAGTTTGCCGGCGAATGTGGGTTTTATGCACGGTATGCCGGGTCAAAAAATCCTCTTTACAGAGGGTTTGTTTTGCGTTATTGCCATGGTGATGAATGCCGCTTTTGCGAGCGCATTCTGCATATGGATGAGCTGGTAAGTGAAGGGCTGGAAAATATGTTTCCCAGCGGACAGCTGCTGCCTCGCTAATGGCAATTGCTCCTGTGTACGGAAATGATTTTCATTTCCCATAGGTTATATTTTTCCCTTAGAATACTGGTATGAAAAAACCCCTGGCAGGGGGATATGGTCGGTATCCTGTTATAAACCCTATCCGGCTCTTTTCAAAAAGGAAAGTTTATTATTGAACCCGGGTACCATGAATTACCAAATTCAACCAGGCCATAGCAAAATTATTTTTAGAGGAAATTCGTCAATGGAAAAACTCAATTGACGAATCGACTAACAAAATCTAATCAGATTTTATACGGCGGGATTACCTCGATAAGTCAATAGAAACAATTTGTTTACATGTTTTTTGTGTTTCTATTGATTAATCGGTTGAATATTCTTAAGTTTTTCTATCTGCTTTAGAGGTTCAGTACTTCGGAATACATAAGTGCCGGCAACGAGAACATTGGCCCCTGCTTTGACAAGAAGAGGAGCTGTTTTATCATCTACTCCGCCGTCGACTTCAAGATGACACGCCGGATTTGTTGCGTTCATCATGTTTTTCAGTTCGCTTATTTTTTTATAGGAATGCTCAATGAACTTCTGGCCGCCGTAGCCCGGGTTGACCGTCATAATGAGTACCAGGTCAAGGTCGTGAAGAATATCCTTCAGCAGAGTGACGGGCGTGTGGGGATTCAGTGCTACGCCCGCTTTCATTCCGAGGGTATGGATGTGATGAACGGTGCGGTGCAGATGTGTACATGCTTCATAATGAACCGTAAGAATATCAGCTCCCGAATCCCTGAAGCGTTCCAAATGCCGGTCAGGTTCCGTAATCATCAGATGCACATCCAGCGGCTTTTTTGATATGCTTTTTATCTGACTGATTACGGGGAATCCGAACGTAAGGTTCGGAACGTAAACTCCGTCCATAATATCAAGATGCAGCCAGTCTGCTTCGCTGTTGTTGACAACTTCAACCGCATCGGAGAGATGCAGAAAATCAGCATTCAGAATGGACGGTGAAACAAGTACATTCATAGGCAATGTTTCTGCAAATGTAATGCTTACCCGGCAAAAAGCCAGCCGTAATCAATTCTTATTTCACCAGTTCGAGTCCTTCGGCTGCTGATTTATCTCCCGGCCTGTTGAGAAGGGTTTTCTGAAACAAAACTTTGGCTTCCTGGTTCTTTCCCATTTTGAATTTCGTCCAGGCAAGCATTATCAGTCCGTCATAATCGAATGGATATAGGTTGACCACTTTTTCGAACGTTTTTTCTGCCGCACTAAAATCTCCTCTGTTGTAGAGAATTAAACCTTTGCGGTAGCTTGCAATGGTATTGTTGGGGTCAATGGAAAGAATTTTGTCGTAAATATTCAGTACATCGTCCCATTTATTCAGGGCTGCTGCGGGAAAAGCATATCCGAAGCAAGGTTCGATGGCGTAGGGCATGAGTTCCATGGCCTTTTTATAATATTTCAGCGAAACTTCCTGCTG carries:
- a CDS encoding tetratricopeptide repeat protein; this translates as METMRSVKKLIIVLLALTVSQKTFAQNHQDLIKAFSTSYDLEAKKEYGKAFETLQKVYSENSYEINLRMGWLAYLNNQQEVSLKYYKKAMELMPYAIEPCFGYAFPAAALNKWDDVLNIYDKILSIDPNNTIASYRKGLILYNRGDFSAAEKTFEKVVNLYPFDYDGLIMLAWTKFKMGKNQEAKVLFQKTLLNRPGDKSAAEGLELVK
- a CDS encoding ribulose-phosphate 3-epimerase, giving the protein MNVLVSPSILNADFLHLSDAVEVVNNSEADWLHLDIMDGVYVPNLTFGFPVISQIKSISKKPLDVHLMITEPDRHLERFRDSGADILTVHYEACTHLHRTVHHIHTLGMKAGVALNPHTPVTLLKDILHDLDLVLIMTVNPGYGGQKFIEHSYKKISELKNMMNATNPACHLEVDGGVDDKTAPLLVKAGANVLVAGTYVFRSTEPLKQIEKLKNIQPINQ
- a CDS encoding alanine dehydrogenase, encoding MSYPVISIGILRETKKNTERRVALTPWQIARFMKENPQVRFVVQPSENRCFTDEEYRQEGVFLCEDVSGCQLLLGIKEVNPFALIPRKTYAFFAHVAKKQPHNQKLLQYVIRKKISLIDYEFITNEQGSRLIAFGRWAGIVGAYNGIRAWGLRYGSWDVKPAWQCGTYEALKKELARIRPGKMKILLTGEGRVASGAVEIMNLLGIRRVEPSEFLTESPEGPVYCQIGPQHYTRRADGKAFDFHDFVQHPDAYVSAFMPFMKVTDLLITGHYWDPKSPRLFTREELATGSFRCRIIADISCDINGSVPTTIRAASVEEPFYDVDPFTGEERKAFSHSDNVTVMTVDNLPAELPRDASEDFGNALLEHFLPEYLKTHSPLIERATIVKEGELTPRFSYLADYAGISR